The following coding sequences lie in one Paenibacillus durus ATCC 35681 genomic window:
- the spoVG gene encoding septation regulator SpoVG, with translation MQITDVRLRRVNSEGRMKAIASITIDNEFVVHDIRVIDGNNGMFVAMPSKRTPDGEFRDIAHPISSGTREKIQTAVLAEYDRAATEEEVIEEGA, from the coding sequence ATGCAAATTACGGATGTAAGACTCCGCCGCGTCAACTCTGAGGGGAGAATGAAAGCAATCGCATCCATTACCATCGACAACGAGTTTGTTGTTCATGACATTCGCGTCATTGATGGCAACAATGGAATGTTCGTTGCAATGCCCAGCAAGCGCACGCCGGATGGGGAATTCCGTGATATCGCGCATCCGATTTCTTCCGGAACGCGTGAGAAGATCCAAACCGCAGTTCTTGCTGAATATGATCGCGCGGCAACGGAAGAAGAAGTGATTGAAGAAGGAGCATAA